ACCCCGAAGATCTGCGTTTTAAAATTGACCTTGTTGCCGCGCTCAACTTTCGCGAAATGAGGGAGCACATCGCACAGGAAAAAATGAGGGGCTCCGACACCGTAACCTATTACGAAATAGAACTCTATCAACGAACCTCCTACCCCTTTGCCACCTACGTACTCACGCTCATCGCCGTGGCCATTGCCAGCAGAAAGGTGCGTGGCGGACTGGGCGTGAACCTTGTTTTTGGGTTTTTGATCGTGTTCATCTACATTTTCTCTATGCGGATGACCACGGTAGCGGCAACCAACGCAGGGCTGGATCCCATACTAGCCGTATGGATACCCAACCTGATTTTCGGGATTATCGGGGTGTTTCTCTACCGCAGAGCTCCGAAATAGGCTTAAAGCTCAAAGTACCACGCGTTCGGCCACAACTCACCGGGGTGTTTTTCAAACAAACCATATACAGCAGAACCACTTCCCGTCATGGACGCGTACAACGCTCCTCCTTTCTTCAATGAACCTATAACATTTCCAATCTCGGGGTATAGCGGCACCACACTGTCTTCAAACTGATTGCGAACAAGACTCTGACCATTGAGTAGCATCTCCTTTGATAGCTCCCGAAGGCTTACAGGGGCCGGAACCGGATTCACTCCGCTGTAGGCCTCACGCGTACCTACATGCAAGCGAGGATCTACCAACACCAGAAACAACCCACTTAAATCGAGGGCATGAGACTCCATCAACTCCCCTCGCCCGTGTACAAAAGCAGGTCTATTGCGGATAAAAAACGGACAGTCACTGCCCAGCTCAAGCGCCAATACTTCCAATTCGGGGGTTTTCAATCCAAGCTGGAACATATCATTCAGCATAAGGATAGCAAAAGCGCCATCGGCCGAGCCGCCACCCAACCCCGCTCCCATGGGAATCATTTTCCGCAAATGCATATGCACCGGCTGCACGGCTTCGAACCGGCTGTGCATAATGCGCCATGCTTTCACGCACAAATTGGCATCATCTTCACCTGGAATATTGAGACCAGATGTAGTAAACCTAAAGGTATCGGCAACCACCATTTCCAACGCATCAGAAAGCGGCACGGGGTAAAAAATGCTCTCAATGTTGTGGTATCCGTCGTCCCGACGGCCGGTAATGTATAGGCCAATGTTGATTTTGGCGTTGGGAAATGAAATCACAGAATTAGTTTGCCGCAAAAGTATCAATAGGGGCTATAACTTGAAGGAAGAGCAAAAAATTCTGTCAGGAAAAAAACTTTGTACCTTCGTCGCGATAATCCAAACACAACTGCATGGCCGTTTTCCTTGATTTTGAAAAACCCATTGAGGAGTTACAGATTCAGATTGATCAGGCGCGTGAACTCGCTGAAAAGAGTGAGGTAGATGTACAACAGGTGCTGGCCGAACTCGAAGAGAAGATTGTCCGAAAACGGGCGGAGATATACGGTAACCTCACACCTTGGCAGCGCGTGCAGGTTTCTCGCCATCCTGAAAGACCTTACACACTTTATTATATCAAGGCACTTACCGGCGAAAATTTTATTGAGCTGCACGGCGACCGGAATGTAAAGGACGACAAAGCCATGGTGGGTGGTTTGGGTACCATTGACGGCAAGCCTGTGATGTTTATTGGCCAGCA
This genomic interval from Cryomorphaceae bacterium contains the following:
- the ispE gene encoding 4-(cytidine 5'-diphospho)-2-C-methyl-D-erythritol kinase, coding for MISFPNAKINIGLYITGRRDDGYHNIESIFYPVPLSDALEMVVADTFRFTTSGLNIPGEDDANLCVKAWRIMHSRFEAVQPVHMHLRKMIPMGAGLGGGSADGAFAILMLNDMFQLGLKTPELEVLALELGSDCPFFIRNRPAFVHGRGELMESHALDLSGLFLVLVDPRLHVGTREAYSGVNPVPAPVSLRELSKEMLLNGQSLVRNQFEDSVVPLYPEIGNVIGSLKKGGALYASMTGSGSAVYGLFEKHPGELWPNAWYFEL